From Primulina tabacum isolate GXHZ01 chromosome 2, ASM2559414v2, whole genome shotgun sequence, one genomic window encodes:
- the LOC142527431 gene encoding sialyltransferase-like protein 2 isoform X2, with translation MRLLRLVFLVALASGLAAIFINIVGFSDPEGPNHLSSEDLEALGSLRGYFKKCVNANGLGLQASSRKDPCEISMKFPGDTTPKWKDPKTGELEGLSFDFDLCEAVATWEQVRNSTTVLTREFIDALPNGWEEYAWQRINKGVLLNRCKNKTLCMEKLALVLPDGPPYVPRQFGRCAVIGNSGDLLKTKFGKEIDSYDAVLRENGAPIQNFSENVGTKSTFRLLNRGSAKALDKVAELYDEGKEVLIVKTTIHDIMNKMIQEIPILNPVYLMLGSSFGSAAKDPNRVVKWVPSHSLVSAARIASEKLLRRVGAGSSDPLAACSITAKKPKGKSSLASVSSLRKAAVEHQNYVRDATMYPLEHNPGHGLLCTAP, from the exons ATGAGGCTGTTACGACTTGTCTTTTTGGTTGCTTTGGCATCTGGGCTCGCAGCAATTTTCATCAACATCGTTGGTTTTTCCGATCCAG AGGGGCCAAATCATCTTTCTAGCGAAGATCTGGAAGCCTTGGGATCATTGCGGGGTTATTTCAAAAAGTGTGTG AATGCCAATGGATTAGGTTTACAAGCATCAAGTAGAAAGGACCCTTGTGAGATTTCTATGAAGTTTCCCGGTGATACAACTCCAAAATGG AAAGATCCTAAAACAGGTGAACTTGAAGGGCTGTCATTTGATTTTGATCTATGTGAAGCAGTAGCTACATGGGAACAG GTAAGGAATAGCACCACGGTACTTACTCGAGAATTCATTGATGCTTTGCCAAATGGATGGGAGGAATATGCCTGGCAGAGGATTAATAAGGGTGTACTTCT GAATCGATGTAAGAATAAAACTTTGTGCATGGAGAAACTTGCTCTGGTGCTCCCAGACGGACCACCTTACGTACCAAGGCAATTTGGTCGATGTGCTGTTATTGGTAACTCTGGCGATCTTTTGAAAACTAAATTTGGCAAAGAAATAGATAGCTATGACGCGGTTTTGAGAGAAAATGGAGCACCTATTCAG AACTTTTCAGAAAATGTAGGTACAAAAAGTACGTTCCGCCTTCTCAATAGGGGCTCCGCAAAAGCTCTTGATAAAGTTGCAGAGTTGTATG ATGAAGGAAAAGAAGTCTTGATTGTTAAAACAACAATTCACGATATCATGAACAAGATGATCCAG GAAATTCCAATACTAAATCCTGTATATCTCATGCTGGGATCATCATTTGGATCAGCTGCAAAAG ATCCCAATCGTGTTGTGAAGTGGGTACCAAGCCACAGTTTAGTTTCTGCTGCTCGGATTGCATCAGAGAAATTGTTGAG GCGGGTTGGAGCAGGTTCTTCAGATCCATTAGCTGCATGTTCCATCACCGCCAAGAAACCCAAAGGAAAATCTTCACTTGCATCGGTGTCAAGCTTGAGAAAAGCTGCAGTTGAACACCAAAACTATGTAAGAGACGCCACCATGTATCCTTTGGAACACAATCCAGGACATGGTCTTCTGTGTACAGCCCCATAG
- the LOC142527431 gene encoding sialyltransferase-like protein 2 isoform X1: MRLLRLVFLVALASGLAAIFINIVGFSDPEGPNHLSSEDLEALGSLRGYFKKCVNANGLGLQASSRKDPCEISMKFPGDTTPKWKDPKTGELEGLSFDFDLCEAVATWEQVRNSTTVLTREFIDALPNGWEEYAWQRINKGVLLNRCKNKTLCMEKLALVLPDGPPYVPRQFGRCAVIGNSGDLLKTKFGKEIDSYDAVLRENGAPIQNFSENVGTKSTFRLLNRGSAKALDKVAELYDEGKEVLIVKTTIHDIMNKMIQEIPILNPVYLMLGSSFGSAAKGTGLKALEFALSICDTVDMYGFTVDPGYKEWTRYFSESRQGHTPLRGRAYYQMMECLGLIKIHSPMRADPNRVVKWVPSHSLVSAARIASEKLLRRVGAGSSDPLAACSITAKKPKGKSSLASVSSLRKAAVEHQNYVRDATMYPLEHNPGHGLLCTAP; this comes from the exons ATGAGGCTGTTACGACTTGTCTTTTTGGTTGCTTTGGCATCTGGGCTCGCAGCAATTTTCATCAACATCGTTGGTTTTTCCGATCCAG AGGGGCCAAATCATCTTTCTAGCGAAGATCTGGAAGCCTTGGGATCATTGCGGGGTTATTTCAAAAAGTGTGTG AATGCCAATGGATTAGGTTTACAAGCATCAAGTAGAAAGGACCCTTGTGAGATTTCTATGAAGTTTCCCGGTGATACAACTCCAAAATGG AAAGATCCTAAAACAGGTGAACTTGAAGGGCTGTCATTTGATTTTGATCTATGTGAAGCAGTAGCTACATGGGAACAG GTAAGGAATAGCACCACGGTACTTACTCGAGAATTCATTGATGCTTTGCCAAATGGATGGGAGGAATATGCCTGGCAGAGGATTAATAAGGGTGTACTTCT GAATCGATGTAAGAATAAAACTTTGTGCATGGAGAAACTTGCTCTGGTGCTCCCAGACGGACCACCTTACGTACCAAGGCAATTTGGTCGATGTGCTGTTATTGGTAACTCTGGCGATCTTTTGAAAACTAAATTTGGCAAAGAAATAGATAGCTATGACGCGGTTTTGAGAGAAAATGGAGCACCTATTCAG AACTTTTCAGAAAATGTAGGTACAAAAAGTACGTTCCGCCTTCTCAATAGGGGCTCCGCAAAAGCTCTTGATAAAGTTGCAGAGTTGTATG ATGAAGGAAAAGAAGTCTTGATTGTTAAAACAACAATTCACGATATCATGAACAAGATGATCCAG GAAATTCCAATACTAAATCCTGTATATCTCATGCTGGGATCATCATTTGGATCAGCTGCAAAAGGTACTGGACTTAAGGCTCTTGAATTCGCTCTTTCCATATGTGACACTGTTGATATGTATGGTTTCACTGTCGATCCTGGTTACAAAGAATG GACCAGATATTTCTCAGAGTCTAGACAAGGCCATACTCCTCTGCGTGGTAGGGCCTATTATCAAATGATGGAATGCCTTGGA CTTATCAAAATCCATTCTCCAATGCGGGCAGATCCCAATCGTGTTGTGAAGTGGGTACCAAGCCACAGTTTAGTTTCTGCTGCTCGGATTGCATCAGAGAAATTGTTGAG GCGGGTTGGAGCAGGTTCTTCAGATCCATTAGCTGCATGTTCCATCACCGCCAAGAAACCCAAAGGAAAATCTTCACTTGCATCGGTGTCAAGCTTGAGAAAAGCTGCAGTTGAACACCAAAACTATGTAAGAGACGCCACCATGTATCCTTTGGAACACAATCCAGGACATGGTCTTCTGTGTACAGCCCCATAG